CATCATCGGGAATAAACTTGGAATCATACTTTGGTTCTTCATTGACGATCTTCCATTTAGTTTtaacttcatcatcatcatcaaaaggCAAATATCCTGTAATAAGTGTGTATAATATTACTCCCAATGACCATATATCAATCTTAAAGCCATCATATGTCTTTCTCTCGATCAATTCGGGCGCCATATAAACAGTGGTACCGCAAACTGTTTCTAGTGTTGTCTTTGTCATGCACTCCCTTGTGAAGCCAAAGTCCGTTAGTTTAGCATTGCCATTTCTGTCTAATAGAATGTTCTCCAATTTCAGGTCCCTATGAACACAATGCATAGAATGCGCATAATAAACAGCACCTGAAATCTGTGCAAACAACTCTCCGCATTCCAGTAACGATAATCTACGCAATGAAAGTAAATGATCATATAATTCCTTTCCTGGGCAGTATTCTAGTGCCATCCACACTTTTGATTCTGTCACTATCACCTCGTAAAGTTTTGTAATATAAGGAAAATCGAACTGTCTGTGGTAAAATACTTCTCTGACGATGTTAGGGTCATTTTTATCGCTTGTCTTTAAGCACACTTTACGATGCGTTGGCCTATGGAGCGCTAAATACACTTTCCCAAAACTCCCTTCTCCTATTTGTTTTAAAATCTTGTAGTTTCCTACTTCAGTCAACTCATCTGAAGTAAACTGGCCGTACAGTCGATTATACGATGATCCGATAATGCTCTTTATATTATTCTGCTCCACCCTCGAAGATCCAATAAGATTAACCATGACGAGCAGTATAATTACCAATGGATGGGTCTCTAGTATCCGCCAACAATGTACAAGGTAAagtttccttttcaattcaGAGGTGgtcaataatgaaaaatgaaacgAAATATGGTGATGAAAAACAGTATTCCGATAATGTGATCCTTATTGAGTTCGAAATATAGGTATTCAAATTACCAAAATGTTCTAAAACACTATAGGTGGTAAATACAATACCTTTCTTTATTCATACAAGATATTTATTAAATACAGCTGATAGGTATCGTATTCTCAAGATTAGTAGGACGTCCACGCGGTCAGTAGTGTCAAGATAGGCCGTAAATCACTACATAAATTCATGGTGCTTTAGTAAACGTCTGTTCAACTAAGCTGATATTTGTCCGCAAGAAAATAGCGTTCAATGTAGCAGGAAAGGCTACTTAGTCCAGAATATGGGTGAACGTTCCTGTCTCCGTTTAGAGCTCAATATACCTTCAATTGGTTATGCAATTACTTGAAATACCCTAATCATCTAATACGGAAAAGCTGGAATTTTACTATCAATAAAAGATTCGATGTGAAGTTACCAATAGTTATTGACTACATCTTCGTGGCTTAAACCATTTCTAAGAACGCAGGAAATCGTATTACATGAAGATAAACTAATATGGTCGAAGATGATTACAAAGGTGAAAGTTTAGGAGAAATAGACGAGTTTTACTCCAGGATACGTTGGAATAATCAATTTTCTTATATGGCTACTTTACCATCCCATttacaaagagaaatagaAGACAGGAAATCTCTATTAGCACGATATGATACATATACGAGTAAATTGACTGCTTCTGGTAGTGGAAGCGAGAAAGTTCCTTCGCAGGATGGACTTAAAAGTTTACCAAAAACATCTCAAGAATTAATCACTAAGAAGGACCAAAATGCGCAGGCATCAACTTTTGTGgatgaaattttccaaCCAAAAGTTTCTGAAGAATTCATAGTTAAAAGATATGAAAAGCTATTATCACAAAAGCCCGAATGGCACGCACCATGGAAACTTTCACGCGTTATCAATGGTCATCTTGGATGGGTGCGATGTGCCGCAATCGATCCCGTTAACAACGAGTGGTTTATCACCGGGAGTAATGATACAACAATGAAAGTGTGGGATCTTGCAACAGGCAAATTGAGAACCACTTTAGCAGGGCATGTAATGACAGTAAGAGATATTGCTATCTCAGATCGACACCCATATTTGTTTTCTGTCAGTGAAGACAAGACAGTCAAATGCTGGGACCTAGAAAAAAACCAGATTATTAGAGACTACTATGGACACTTATCCGGGGTTCGTACCGTGAGTATACATCCAACGTTGGACCTCATAGCTACTGCAGGCCGAGATAGTGTTATTAAACTCTGGGACATAAGAACCAGGGTACCTGTCATTACACTAGTTGGTCATAAAGGTCCAATCAATCAAGTACAATGTACTCCAGTGGACCCTCAAATAGTGAGTTCATCGACTGATGCCACAGTAAGGCTGTGGGACGTAGTTGCCGGGAAAGCGATGAAAGTTTTAACACATCATAAGAGGTCTGTGAGAGCTACTGCGTTACATCCGAAGGAGTTCTCGGTGGCATCTGCATGTACTGATGATATTAGATCATGGGGACTAGTAGAAGGGTCTTTGCTAACCAATTTTGAGTCTGAAAAGACTGGAATAATCAATACTTTAAGCATTAATCAAGATGATGTATTATTTGCTGGCGGCGATAATGGGATACTTTCCTTTTATGACTATAAATCCGGGCATAAATATCAATCATTGGCCACGAAAGAAATGGTAGGCTCTCTAGAAGGTGAACGCAGTGTTCTGTGTAGCACTTTCGACAAAACAGGCCTAAGATTGATCACCGGAGAAGCAGACAAGAGCataaaaatttggaaacaAGATGAGACGGCAACGAAAATGTCAGAACCTGGGCTAGAATGGAATCCCAATCTAAGCACCAAACGATTTTAGTGATGAGAGATCGAAAAAGTAAGTGATCTACATATGTGTATACACGgtgatatatttttataaatGGGCATGTTTTTAATCAAAGGGTATTGGTTTGTGATGTTTTTTACTCATCTCGGTAGCCGCAATTGCACTTGGTAATTTGATACCACAGCAATCTCCCCAATTACTATGAACATGACCTTCAAAGTTGCACTCATCATCCACATCAGTCCCGTCATGTATATGACCTCTCGGGGGGGATACGCCTTCTGGACAGGGTAAAAAATCgctaaaataaaaatgttgCATAATGGGCAATTTACTGAGGACTTCAGCTTCATacatttttatcattcCTTCGGCAACTTTTGACCAGGTCTTTACACCGCTGATGTCATCTAACATGGGAGAATGCCATCTTAAGGAGGCAGATGACTTTACCTTATTAATGAAGTCTATACAACCAAAGTACAAATACCGATTAGCAAACATTTCTACAAGCTCATTATTGTGAATCGATATTGGTTTTAAATGCTTGTGGCTAGTTAATTGGAAGGCGCCAAATAGAAATGGAAGGAAATGATAATCATCTAGTCCCCAAACACCATGCGAACCGGCAGGCTCAAGCCAATATCTAGTTTCCAGTATTCTCATTATCTTAAGATATTCTATAAAAACTTTTAGTATAAGGTTTGTCGAATCATTTGAGAGATTGAATACCCCATATTTATAGAGTCCGTAAAGTAAACACATGAAGTTTAGTTCATGTCCTGAACCATAatcaattcttcttttattaccCCATGATTCGTCGAGATAAATGGATAATTGTTCCAACTGTTCATCTGTAAGAGAAGGAAATTCAGACCGTAAAAATTTCCTGGAACTCTGTGACACTTCGTCATAAAAATCCCTGAATTCAATTTTACCAAATCTCGAACTATTTGCATCCTTCACTACTGGATGCTTCTGAATAATATCTCTTATATACGAAAGTAAGTTCATCATTCTACTTATTGGCTCGGATACTGGCTCTTCGTATTGTGAATTTTCGTGCCCTTTGACGGATTCAGCCAGATCTATGATAAATTTAGTGAAATTGGCTCTCGTTTGAGACTCCTCCCATAACTTCATGTCCCCCGAGGTCAATAGCCTTTTTTCTGGTAGCATTTTCTTGCAGATTTGTATactcttcttttctaaaaatgtCTTCTTAGGACTAGCATAAAATCTACTGTCAAGTTACTGATATCCATATTGTTAGATCGCATTTGATGGGATCCTATTCTGTGCTTACTCAAGCGAACacataaaaataaaggatAAACGTTACCCGAAATATACATAAAGGCGGCTATTATAGTACCCCAAAATGTACAACATTTTAGTGTAGATCGCAGAAACTGTTaaaagatatatatatacactaATTGGACTGATTCATATCCTTCTAGATCGAATTCTCGGACGGATGTGATCCTCTGCACTATGATAGcggaaaataaataatggAAAATAAGCACATTAGAATACTTATTCCGTTACTGCGTAAGCTTTTCATTGTACTGGTActatattttgtttcatcGATGCACAAACATGGTTGATTTTGTAGACTAAAATATAAAGGCTTTTAAAGTGTCCAATGAAAGACGTATTTGCTAATAGATCTCCTTTCATTTTGAGTGGGCGATGTGGTGTGAACGCGTTGATACGGCAACGAGTGCGACGCGTTAACATTGGCAGAAAAATTAATACCGTGGGTGGAACTATGGAAATGAATATACCTACAGGTAAAGGTAAGGCTCAGAAGATAAAGGGTAGCAACGTCaccattttgaaaatctgTGGTTCAGGGAGAggggaaaaaagaaataaagagCCGTGAAGAATAGTGAAGAATAGTGAAAAGAGGTAGCATTACACAACATCGAATAAAAATGGAAAGTACTACCCAACCCACACAGCAGTCCACGCAGGCCACCCAAAGGTTTTTGATTGAGAAGTTCTCGCAAGAACAAATCGGCGAAAATATCGTGTGCAGAATCATTTGTACGACGGGTCAGATTCCAATTAGAGACTTGTCGGCAGATATTTCACAGATCCTGAAGGAAAAGCGATCTATCAAGAAGGTGTGGACATTTGGTAGAAATCCTGCATGTGACTATCATTTGGGAAATATCTCTAGGCTATCTAATAagcattttcaaattttacTGGGGGAAGATGGTAATCTTCTACTAAATGACATTTCTACTAACGGCACCTGGTTAAATGGACAAAAAGCCGAGAAGAACAGCAACCAGTTATTATCGCAAGGCGACGAAATAACCGTCGGCGTAGGTGTAGAATCGGATATTCTATCTTTAGTTATTTTCATAAATGATAAATTTAGGCAGAACCTCGAGCAGAACAAAGTTGACCGTATAAGATCTAACTTAAAAAACAAGTCCAAGATAGCGTCCCCGGGTCTAGCGTCTTCCACTGCATCGGCTATTATGACCCATAAAACTGGTATTTTTAGGGATTTTTCGATTATCGACGAAGTGGTGGGTCAGGGTGCCTTTGCCACAGTAAAGAAGGCTATTGAAAGAACTACTGGTAAAACATTTGCGGTAAAGATTATAAGTAAGCGTAAAGTAATAGGTAATATGGATGGTGTGACAAGAGAGTTGGAAGTGCTGCAGAAGCTCAATCATCCAAGAATAGTGCGTTTGAAAGGATTTTACGAAGACGCAGATAGTTACTATATGGTGATGGAGTTTGTTTCTGGCGGTGACTTGATGGATTTTGTTGCTGCTCATGGTGCTGTTGGAGAAGACGCAGGAAGAGAGATATCTAGACAGATACTCACAGCTGTAAAGTACATTCACTCTATGGGAATCAGTCATCGTGACCTAAAGCCCGATAATATTCTTATTGAACAAGATGATCCTGTGTTAGTAAAGATAACGGATTTCGGTCTGGCAAAAGTACAGGGAAACGGGTCTTTTATGAAAACGTTTTGTGGTACCTTAGCATACGTGGCACCTGAAGTTATCAGAGGCAAAGACTCATCCGCATCTCCTGACGAATAcgaagaaagaaatgaatattCCTCATTAGTGGATATGTGGTCAATGGGATGTCTTGTATATGTCATTTTGACTGGTCACTTACCTTTTAGCGGGAGTACTCAGGACCAACTTTATAAACAAATTGGAAGAGGCTCTTATCATGAAGGGCCCCTGAAGGATTTTCGGATATCTGAAGAAGCTAGAGATTTTATAGATTCACTGTTACAAGTTGATCCAAGCAATAGGTTGACCGCTGCAAAAGCTTTGGATCATCCTTGGATCAAAATGGGTCCGTTTAGTTCACAATCATATGGTGACATGTCGCAAATATCTCTATCGCAATCCTTATCCCAACAGAAATTATTGGAAAATATGGACGATGCCCAATACGAGTTTATCAAAGCACAAAGAAAGTTGCAGTTGGAAAAGCAACAACTTCAGGAACAGGATCAAGAAGACCAAGATGACAGAGTCCAAGGATTTAAGATACCCGTCCATCCTCCTATTCGATATACACAGCCTAAAAATATCGAAGCAGACGTTCgagaacaaaaaatcatGCATTCCAATAAAGCTACCAATACCAGGAGctcgaaaaaaaagggaaacGGCAGGTTTTTGACTTTACAACCTTTACCTGACAGTATTATACAGGAGAGCCTAGAAATTCAACAAGGTGTAAACCCATTTTTCATCGGGAGATCCGAGGATTGTAACTGTAAAATTGAAGATAATAGATTATCACGAGTACATTGctttattttcaagaaaagacaTGCAGTCGGAAAAAGTATGAATGAATCTCCGGCACAAGGTTTAGATGATATTTGGTATTGCCACACGGGAACTAATGTAAGCTATTTGAATAATAGTCGGATGATTCAAGGTacaaaaattcttttacaAGACGGAGATGAAATCAAGATCATTTGGgataaaaacaatgaaTTTGTCATTGGTTTTAAAGTGGAAATTAATGACACCACAGGACTTTTCAACGATGGGTTGAGTATGATGCAAGAACAAAGGGTAGTGATGAAACAAACAACTGAAGAGAAAGATCTGGTCAAAAAGCTAACTCAGATGATGGCGGCTCAACGTGCAAACCAGCCgccaatttcttctttgtctGTGGAAACTAAGAAGCCGCAAATTAGCGTCACAGGTAATAGCAGCAATAACTCGGTACTGAGCGATTTGGTAGAAACACCAAGTAATGCAAATACAGGGAATATTTTAAAGAGAATACATTCAGTGAGTTTGTCGCAATCACAAATTGATCCTAGtaaaaagattaaaagGGCAAAGTTGGACCAAACCTCAAAAGACCCCGAGAATTTGCAATTCTCgtaattaagaataaataCCCACAAAAAAACGTACCTTTTTCCAATTGAGGAGGCATAAACACTAGCACTTAGACTTTACCCACTCGAACctttttgttcttattAACTGTAGAATATCACTGAACGTGATTTACATTTTAGTTTTATAGATAATTTTTTAGCTCAACAATATTTGagttttttacttttagtTACTTTTAAATacttttcattaaaaaacgaacttaaaaaaaagaaaaacatatGAAACTCGGTGTAATATAACAAGTCCATAAAGAAATTTACCGGGGTCTGTTTCAATATCTAGTTTGCTACTCCAAAGCTTTTCGATAATTATTGTGattctgtttttatttagCAGAAGCTTGCTACTGTACTGATAAAGAGGTTGTAATTCGTTCCGGGGCAGGTATCCGGGTATCCAGCCTAATTTGCGGGTGTCGATGGATTAAGGGGCGGAGGCCGCCCTTTTTGGgaaatatataaagagCC
The DNA window shown above is from Saccharomyces mikatae IFO 1815 strain IFO1815 genome assembly, chromosome: 6 and carries:
- the RRD2 gene encoding peptidylprolyl isomerase RRD2 (similar to Saccharomyces cerevisiae RRD2 (YPL152W); ancestral locus Anc_8.674), with product MLPEKRLLTSGDMKLWEESQTRANFTKFIIDLAESVKGHENSQYEEPVSEPISRMMNLLSYIRDIIQKHPVVKDANSSRFGKIEFRDFYDEVSQSSRKFLRSEFPSLTDEQLEQLSIYLDESWGNKRRIDYGSGHELNFMCLLYGLYKYGVFNLSNDSTNLILKVFIEYLKIMRILETRYWLEPAGSHGVWGLDDYHFLPFLFGAFQLTSHKHLKPISIHNNELVEMFANRYLYFGCIDFINKVKSSASLRWHSPMLDDISGVKTWSKVAEGMIKMYEAEVLSKLPIMQHFYFSDFLPCPEGVSPPRGHIHDGTDVDDECNFEGHVHSNWGDCCGIKLPSAIAATEMSKKHHKPIPFD
- the RAD53 gene encoding serine/threonine/tyrosine protein kinase RAD53 (similar to Saccharomyces cerevisiae RAD53 (YPL153C); ancestral locus Anc_8.676) gives rise to the protein MESTTQPTQQSTQATQRFLIEKFSQEQIGENIVCRIICTTGQIPIRDLSADISQILKEKRSIKKVWTFGRNPACDYHLGNISRLSNKHFQILLGEDGNLLLNDISTNGTWLNGQKAEKNSNQLLSQGDEITVGVGVESDILSLVIFINDKFRQNLEQNKVDRIRSNLKNKSKIASPGLASSTASAIMTHKTGIFRDFSIIDEVVGQGAFATVKKAIERTTGKTFAVKIISKRKVIGNMDGVTRELEVLQKLNHPRIVRLKGFYEDADSYYMVMEFVSGGDLMDFVAAHGAVGEDAGREISRQILTAVKYIHSMGISHRDLKPDNILIEQDDPVLVKITDFGLAKVQGNGSFMKTFCGTLAYVAPEVIRGKDSSASPDEYEERNEYSSLVDMWSMGCLVYVILTGHLPFSGSTQDQLYKQIGRGSYHEGPLKDFRISEEARDFIDSLLQVDPSNRLTAAKALDHPWIKMGPFSSQSYGDMSQISLSQSLSQQKLLENMDDAQYEFIKAQRKLQLEKQQLQEQDQEDQDDRVQGFKIPVHPPIRYTQPKNIEADVREQKIMHSNKATNTRSSKKKGNGRFLTLQPLPDSIIQESLEIQQGVNPFFIGRSEDCNCKIEDNRLSRVHCFIFKKRHAVGKSMNESPAQGLDDIWYCHTGTNVSYLNNSRMIQGTKILLQDGDEIKIIWDKNNEFVIGFKVEINDTTGLFNDGLSMMQEQRVVMKQTTEEKDLVKKLTQMMAAQRANQPPISSLSVETKKPQISVTGNSSNNSVLSDLVETPSNANTGNILKRIHSVSLSQSQIDPSKKIKRAKLDQTSKDPENLQFS
- the PRP46 gene encoding mRNA splicing protein PRP46 (similar to Saccharomyces cerevisiae PRP46 (YPL151C); ancestral locus Anc_8.672) → MVEDDYKGESLGEIDEFYSRIRWNNQFSYMATLPSHLQREIEDRKSLLARYDTYTSKLTASGSGSEKVPSQDGLKSLPKTSQELITKKDQNAQASTFVDEIFQPKVSEEFIVKRYEKLLSQKPEWHAPWKLSRVINGHLGWVRCAAIDPVNNEWFITGSNDTTMKVWDLATGKLRTTLAGHVMTVRDIAISDRHPYLFSVSEDKTVKCWDLEKNQIIRDYYGHLSGVRTVSIHPTLDLIATAGRDSVIKLWDIRTRVPVITLVGHKGPINQVQCTPVDPQIVSSSTDATVRLWDVVAGKAMKVLTHHKRSVRATALHPKEFSVASACTDDIRSWGLVEGSLLTNFESEKTGIINTLSINQDDVLFAGGDNGILSFYDYKSGHKYQSLATKEMVGSLEGERSVLCSTFDKTGLRLITGEADKSIKIWKQDETATKMSEPGLEWNPNLSTKRF